The following coding sequences are from one Actinomycetota bacterium window:
- a CDS encoding cupin codes for MPGVESRDFTTPDETRTPDKTTVELVNLAGGQIGRYTFQPGWKWSECIKPVVGTDSCQVEHIGYCVSGSIHVTHDDGSEVDVAGGEVYRIGPGHDAWVVGNEPMVSIEFQGAANYAKPS; via the coding sequence ATGCCCGGAGTGGAGAGCCGCGACTTCACGACACCCGACGAGACCCGCACGCCCGACAAGACCACGGTCGAGCTCGTCAACCTCGCGGGCGGTCAGATCGGGCGCTACACGTTCCAGCCCGGCTGGAAATGGTCCGAGTGCATCAAGCCCGTTGTCGGCACCGACAGCTGCCAGGTCGAACACATCGGCTACTGCGTATCGGGCAGCATCCACGTTACGCACGACGACGGCAGCGAGGTCGATGTCGCCGGCGGCGAGGTCTACCGCATCGGACCCGGCCATGACGCGTGGGTCGTCGGCAACGAGCCGATGGTGTCGATCGAGTTCCAAGGCGCGGCCAACTACGCCAAGCCCAGCTGA
- a CDS encoding twin-arginine translocation signal domain-containing protein — MSLSLMTGIRTGTNAGRKATPARGHQHFWARAAMSRRQFMQVSSAGAAGLALGTKLLGSTGVAWADGRPQAGRGVPRPIPQFIELPFAPGKRFHLQPPGSGNENSTITDFSGIVAACELQGMGTANTGERMPFDVDMRVMDGDFVDLTGRRQRGTFAFV, encoded by the coding sequence ATGTCGCTCTCGCTGATGACCGGGATCCGGACCGGGACGAACGCCGGTCGGAAGGCAACGCCCGCTCGCGGGCATCAACACTTCTGGGCCCGCGCGGCGATGTCGCGCCGGCAGTTCATGCAGGTCTCGAGCGCCGGCGCTGCCGGCCTCGCCCTGGGCACCAAGCTGCTCGGGAGCACAGGCGTGGCGTGGGCCGACGGACGCCCCCAGGCGGGCCGTGGCGTCCCCCGGCCGATCCCCCAGTTCATCGAGTTGCCCTTCGCCCCGGGCAAGCGCTTCCACCTCCAGCCGCCGGGCTCGGGCAATGAGAACTCGACGATCACCGATTTCAGCGGCATCGTCGCCGCCTGCGAGCTGCAAGGGATGGGTACGGCCAACACCGGCGAGCGAATGCCCTTCGATGTCGACATGCGGGTCATGGACGGCGACTTCGTCGACCTCACCGGGCGACGGCAACGAGGCACCTTCGCCTTCGTCTGA